In Temnothorax longispinosus isolate EJ_2023e chromosome 10, Tlon_JGU_v1, whole genome shotgun sequence, a single window of DNA contains:
- the LOC139820102 gene encoding glutamine:fructose-6-phosphate aminotransferase 1 isoform X4: MCGIFAYLNYLTPKSRKEILELLVVGLKRLEYRGYDSAGVALDSADGKDISIIKKQGKVKALEEEIFCRTNLDFESETQCHVGIAHTRWATHGVPSEVNAHPQRSDNEHGFVVVHNGIVTNYKEVKTLLQQRGYVFESDTDTEVIAKLIHHLWVQHPAYSFRELVEQVVQQLEGAFALCFKSKYFPGECVATRRGSPLLVGIKTKTRLATDHVPILYGKDHRPHGRNPELPVIPRSESTSEFQPLEDKEVEYFFASDASAIIEHTNRVIFLEDDDVAAVKEGALSIHRLRRCMDDPHAREITTLKMEIQQIMKGNYDYFMQKEIFEQPESVVNTMRGRLNFQDNSVTLGGIKDYIPEIKRCRRLMLIGCGTSYHSAIATRQLLEELTELPVMVELASDFLDRNTPVFRDDVCFFISQSGETADTLMALRYCKSRGALIVGITNTVGSSICRESHCGVHINAGPEIGVASTKAYTSQFISLVMFALVMSEDRISLRARRLQIIKGLKNLDNLIREVLKLDDKVKELAKSLFQHKSLLIMGRGYNFATCMEGALKVKELTYMHSEGIMAGELKHGPLALVDDSMPVIMIVMRDPVYVKCMNALQQVTARDGKPIVICEEGDEETKAFADRALEVPKTVDCLQGILTVIPMQLLSFHIAVLRGCNVDCPRNLAKSVTVE, from the exons ATGTGCG GAATTTTCGCTTATCTAAACTACTTGACGCCGAAGAGCAGAAAGGAGATCTTGGAGCTGTTGGTCGTTGGCCTGAAGAGATTAGAATATCGCGGATATGATTCTGCAG GCGTCGCCCTCGACAGTGCGGATGGCAAGGACATTTCGATTATTAAGAAGCAGGGAAAGGTCAAGGCTCTCGAAGAGGAGATATTTTGTC GCACCAATCTTGACTTCGAGTCGGAAACTCAATGCCACGTCGGCATCGCTCACACGCGATGGGCGACCCACGGTGTTCCATCGGAGGTAAATGCCCATCCTCAGCGTTCTGACAACGAGCACGGCTTTGTCGTTGTTCATAATG GTATCGTGACGAATTACAAGGAAGTTAAAACTCTGTTGCAACAGAGAGGATACGTATTCGAAAGCGATACTGATACTGAAGTTATCGCTAAATTGATTCATCATCTCTGGGTACAGCATCCCGCGTATTCATTCCGTGAGCTCGTCGAGCAGGTTGTTCAGCAATTG gaaGGGGCTTTCGCGCTATGCTTCAAAAGCAAGTATTTCCCAGGCGAGTGCGTAGCTACGAGGCGAGGATCGCCGCTTCTCGTTGGTATCAAGACGAAAACGAGACTGGCTACTGATCACGTGCCTATTCTGTACGGAAAAG ATCATCGTCCGCATGGCAGAAATCCAGAACTTCCGGTGATTCCACGTAGCGAGAGTACATCCGAGTTTCAACCTCTTGAGGATAAGGAGGTCGAATATTTCTTCGCTTCGGATGCGAGTGCCATAATCGAGCACACGAATCGCGTGATATTCTTAGAG GATGACGATGTGGCAGCCGTTAAAGAAGGCGCGCTGAGTATTCATCGTCTTCGTCGTTGCATGGATGATCCTCACGCTCGCGAAATCACGACACTGAAGATGGAGATCCAGCAGATCATGAAAGGCAATTACGATTACTTCATGCAGAAGGAGATTTTCGAGCAGCCAGAGTCGGTGGTGAACACTATGAGGGGACGCTTGAATTTTCAAGACAACTCAGTCACCTTAGGCGGAATTAAG GATTACATTCCCGAGATCAAAAGATGCAGACGTCTCATGCTAATCGGTTGCGGTACGAGCTATCATTCTGCCATAGCTACGCGGCAGCTTCTCGAGGAACTGACAGAATTGCCAGTAATGGTTGAGCTCGCATCCGATTTTTTGGATCGTAATACGCCAGTTTTTCGAGACGACGTCTGCTTTTTCATTTCTCAATCGG GTGAGACAGCTGACACGTTAATGGCGTTACGTTATTGCAAAAGTCGCGGAGCTCTTATCGTGGGTATAACTAACACGGTCGGCAGTAGTATCTGTCGCGAATCTCATTGTGGCGTGCATATCAACGCCGGTCCCGAGATCGGTGTAGCAAGTACTAAGGCTTACACCTCGCAATTCATCTCTCTCGTGATGTTTGCACTGGTAATGAGCGAGGACAGAATCTCTCTTCGCGCGAGACGCTTACAG ATTATCAAAggcttgaaaaatctcgataaTCTCATTCGCGAAGTATTGAAGCTTGACGATAAAGTTAAGGAACTAGCCAAGTCTTTGTTTCAACACAAATCCTTGTTGATCATGGGGCGCGGATACAATTTCGCTACGTGCATGGAAGGTGCACTC AAAGTAAAAGAATTGACATACATGCACAGCGAGGGAATTATGGCCGGTGAATTGAAACATGGCCCTTTAGCTCTCGTTGACGATTCCATGCCGGTAATTATGATCGTAATGAGAGATCCAGTTTACGTG AAATGCATGAATGCACTTCAACAAGTTACCGCGCGAGACGGTAAGCCTATTGTTATCTGCGAGGAAGGGGACGAGGAAACGAAGGCTTTTGCCGATAGGGCTCTTGAAGTACCTAAAACTGTCGATTGCCTACAAGGAATTCTCACCGTTATTCCCATGCAGTTATTGTCTTTCCATATTGCGGTTTTGCGTGGCTGCAACGTCGATTGTCCGAGAAACTTGGCCAAGTCGGTCACGGTTGAGTAA
- the LOC139820102 gene encoding glutamine:fructose-6-phosphate aminotransferase 1 isoform X3, which yields MCGIFAYLNYLTPKSRKEILELLVVGLKRLEYRGYDSAGVALDSADGKDISIIKKQGKVKALEEEIFCRTNLDFESETQCHVGIAHTRWATHGVPSEVNAHPQRSDNEHGFVVVHNGIVTNYKEVKTLLQQRGYVFESDTDTEVIAKLIHHLWVQHPAYSFRELVEQVVQQLEGAFALCFKSKYFPGECVATRRGSPLLVGIKTKTRLATDHVPILYGKEGEAPSQDHRPHGRNPELPVIPRSESTSEFQPLEDKEVEYFFASDASAIIEHTNRVIFLEDDDVAAVKEGALSIHRLRRCMDDPHAREITTLKMEIQQIMKGNYDYFMQKEIFEQPESVVNTMRGRLNFQDNSVTLGGIKDYIPEIKRCRRLMLIGCGTSYHSAIATRQLLEELTELPVMVELASDFLDRNTPVFRDDVCFFISQSGETADTLMALRYCKSRGALIVGITNTVGSSICRESHCGVHINAGPEIGVASTKAYTSQFISLVMFALVMSEDRISLRARRLQIIKGLKNLDNLIREVLKLDDKVKELAKSLFQHKSLLIMGRGYNFATCMEGALKVKELTYMHSEGIMAGELKHGPLALVDDSMPVIMIVMRDPVYVKCMNALQQVTARDGKPIVICEEGDEETKAFADRALEVPKTVDCLQGILTVIPMQLLSFHIAVLRGCNVDCPRNLAKSVTVE from the exons ATGTGCG GAATTTTCGCTTATCTAAACTACTTGACGCCGAAGAGCAGAAAGGAGATCTTGGAGCTGTTGGTCGTTGGCCTGAAGAGATTAGAATATCGCGGATATGATTCTGCAG GCGTCGCCCTCGACAGTGCGGATGGCAAGGACATTTCGATTATTAAGAAGCAGGGAAAGGTCAAGGCTCTCGAAGAGGAGATATTTTGTC GCACCAATCTTGACTTCGAGTCGGAAACTCAATGCCACGTCGGCATCGCTCACACGCGATGGGCGACCCACGGTGTTCCATCGGAGGTAAATGCCCATCCTCAGCGTTCTGACAACGAGCACGGCTTTGTCGTTGTTCATAATG GTATCGTGACGAATTACAAGGAAGTTAAAACTCTGTTGCAACAGAGAGGATACGTATTCGAAAGCGATACTGATACTGAAGTTATCGCTAAATTGATTCATCATCTCTGGGTACAGCATCCCGCGTATTCATTCCGTGAGCTCGTCGAGCAGGTTGTTCAGCAATTG gaaGGGGCTTTCGCGCTATGCTTCAAAAGCAAGTATTTCCCAGGCGAGTGCGTAGCTACGAGGCGAGGATCGCCGCTTCTCGTTGGTATCAAGACGAAAACGAGACTGGCTACTGATCACGTGCCTATTCTGTACGGAAAAG AAGGTGAAGCACCGTCTCAAG ATCATCGTCCGCATGGCAGAAATCCAGAACTTCCGGTGATTCCACGTAGCGAGAGTACATCCGAGTTTCAACCTCTTGAGGATAAGGAGGTCGAATATTTCTTCGCTTCGGATGCGAGTGCCATAATCGAGCACACGAATCGCGTGATATTCTTAGAG GATGACGATGTGGCAGCCGTTAAAGAAGGCGCGCTGAGTATTCATCGTCTTCGTCGTTGCATGGATGATCCTCACGCTCGCGAAATCACGACACTGAAGATGGAGATCCAGCAGATCATGAAAGGCAATTACGATTACTTCATGCAGAAGGAGATTTTCGAGCAGCCAGAGTCGGTGGTGAACACTATGAGGGGACGCTTGAATTTTCAAGACAACTCAGTCACCTTAGGCGGAATTAAG GATTACATTCCCGAGATCAAAAGATGCAGACGTCTCATGCTAATCGGTTGCGGTACGAGCTATCATTCTGCCATAGCTACGCGGCAGCTTCTCGAGGAACTGACAGAATTGCCAGTAATGGTTGAGCTCGCATCCGATTTTTTGGATCGTAATACGCCAGTTTTTCGAGACGACGTCTGCTTTTTCATTTCTCAATCGG GTGAGACAGCTGACACGTTAATGGCGTTACGTTATTGCAAAAGTCGCGGAGCTCTTATCGTGGGTATAACTAACACGGTCGGCAGTAGTATCTGTCGCGAATCTCATTGTGGCGTGCATATCAACGCCGGTCCCGAGATCGGTGTAGCAAGTACTAAGGCTTACACCTCGCAATTCATCTCTCTCGTGATGTTTGCACTGGTAATGAGCGAGGACAGAATCTCTCTTCGCGCGAGACGCTTACAG ATTATCAAAggcttgaaaaatctcgataaTCTCATTCGCGAAGTATTGAAGCTTGACGATAAAGTTAAGGAACTAGCCAAGTCTTTGTTTCAACACAAATCCTTGTTGATCATGGGGCGCGGATACAATTTCGCTACGTGCATGGAAGGTGCACTC AAAGTAAAAGAATTGACATACATGCACAGCGAGGGAATTATGGCCGGTGAATTGAAACATGGCCCTTTAGCTCTCGTTGACGATTCCATGCCGGTAATTATGATCGTAATGAGAGATCCAGTTTACGTG AAATGCATGAATGCACTTCAACAAGTTACCGCGCGAGACGGTAAGCCTATTGTTATCTGCGAGGAAGGGGACGAGGAAACGAAGGCTTTTGCCGATAGGGCTCTTGAAGTACCTAAAACTGTCGATTGCCTACAAGGAATTCTCACCGTTATTCCCATGCAGTTATTGTCTTTCCATATTGCGGTTTTGCGTGGCTGCAACGTCGATTGTCCGAGAAACTTGGCCAAGTCGGTCACGGTTGAGTAA
- the LOC139820102 gene encoding glutamine:fructose-6-phosphate aminotransferase 1 isoform X2: protein MCGIFAYLNYLTPKSRKEILELLVVGLKRLEYRGYDSAGVALDSADGKDISIIKKQGKVKALEEEIFCRTNLDFESETQCHVGIAHTRWATHGVPSEVNAHPQRSDNEHGFVVVHNGIVTNYKEVKTLLQQRGYVFESDTDTEVIAKLIHHLWVQHPAYSFRELVEQVVQQLEGAFALCFKSKYFPGECVATRRGSPLLVGIKTKTRLATDHVPILYGKDDLQCAINKDHRPHGRNPELPVIPRSESTSEFQPLEDKEVEYFFASDASAIIEHTNRVIFLEDDDVAAVKEGALSIHRLRRCMDDPHAREITTLKMEIQQIMKGNYDYFMQKEIFEQPESVVNTMRGRLNFQDNSVTLGGIKDYIPEIKRCRRLMLIGCGTSYHSAIATRQLLEELTELPVMVELASDFLDRNTPVFRDDVCFFISQSGETADTLMALRYCKSRGALIVGITNTVGSSICRESHCGVHINAGPEIGVASTKAYTSQFISLVMFALVMSEDRISLRARRLQIIKGLKNLDNLIREVLKLDDKVKELAKSLFQHKSLLIMGRGYNFATCMEGALKVKELTYMHSEGIMAGELKHGPLALVDDSMPVIMIVMRDPVYVKCMNALQQVTARDGKPIVICEEGDEETKAFADRALEVPKTVDCLQGILTVIPMQLLSFHIAVLRGCNVDCPRNLAKSVTVE from the exons ATGTGCG GAATTTTCGCTTATCTAAACTACTTGACGCCGAAGAGCAGAAAGGAGATCTTGGAGCTGTTGGTCGTTGGCCTGAAGAGATTAGAATATCGCGGATATGATTCTGCAG GCGTCGCCCTCGACAGTGCGGATGGCAAGGACATTTCGATTATTAAGAAGCAGGGAAAGGTCAAGGCTCTCGAAGAGGAGATATTTTGTC GCACCAATCTTGACTTCGAGTCGGAAACTCAATGCCACGTCGGCATCGCTCACACGCGATGGGCGACCCACGGTGTTCCATCGGAGGTAAATGCCCATCCTCAGCGTTCTGACAACGAGCACGGCTTTGTCGTTGTTCATAATG GTATCGTGACGAATTACAAGGAAGTTAAAACTCTGTTGCAACAGAGAGGATACGTATTCGAAAGCGATACTGATACTGAAGTTATCGCTAAATTGATTCATCATCTCTGGGTACAGCATCCCGCGTATTCATTCCGTGAGCTCGTCGAGCAGGTTGTTCAGCAATTG gaaGGGGCTTTCGCGCTATGCTTCAAAAGCAAGTATTTCCCAGGCGAGTGCGTAGCTACGAGGCGAGGATCGCCGCTTCTCGTTGGTATCAAGACGAAAACGAGACTGGCTACTGATCACGTGCCTATTCTGTACGGAAAAG ACGATCTTCAATGCGCAATAAACAaag ATCATCGTCCGCATGGCAGAAATCCAGAACTTCCGGTGATTCCACGTAGCGAGAGTACATCCGAGTTTCAACCTCTTGAGGATAAGGAGGTCGAATATTTCTTCGCTTCGGATGCGAGTGCCATAATCGAGCACACGAATCGCGTGATATTCTTAGAG GATGACGATGTGGCAGCCGTTAAAGAAGGCGCGCTGAGTATTCATCGTCTTCGTCGTTGCATGGATGATCCTCACGCTCGCGAAATCACGACACTGAAGATGGAGATCCAGCAGATCATGAAAGGCAATTACGATTACTTCATGCAGAAGGAGATTTTCGAGCAGCCAGAGTCGGTGGTGAACACTATGAGGGGACGCTTGAATTTTCAAGACAACTCAGTCACCTTAGGCGGAATTAAG GATTACATTCCCGAGATCAAAAGATGCAGACGTCTCATGCTAATCGGTTGCGGTACGAGCTATCATTCTGCCATAGCTACGCGGCAGCTTCTCGAGGAACTGACAGAATTGCCAGTAATGGTTGAGCTCGCATCCGATTTTTTGGATCGTAATACGCCAGTTTTTCGAGACGACGTCTGCTTTTTCATTTCTCAATCGG GTGAGACAGCTGACACGTTAATGGCGTTACGTTATTGCAAAAGTCGCGGAGCTCTTATCGTGGGTATAACTAACACGGTCGGCAGTAGTATCTGTCGCGAATCTCATTGTGGCGTGCATATCAACGCCGGTCCCGAGATCGGTGTAGCAAGTACTAAGGCTTACACCTCGCAATTCATCTCTCTCGTGATGTTTGCACTGGTAATGAGCGAGGACAGAATCTCTCTTCGCGCGAGACGCTTACAG ATTATCAAAggcttgaaaaatctcgataaTCTCATTCGCGAAGTATTGAAGCTTGACGATAAAGTTAAGGAACTAGCCAAGTCTTTGTTTCAACACAAATCCTTGTTGATCATGGGGCGCGGATACAATTTCGCTACGTGCATGGAAGGTGCACTC AAAGTAAAAGAATTGACATACATGCACAGCGAGGGAATTATGGCCGGTGAATTGAAACATGGCCCTTTAGCTCTCGTTGACGATTCCATGCCGGTAATTATGATCGTAATGAGAGATCCAGTTTACGTG AAATGCATGAATGCACTTCAACAAGTTACCGCGCGAGACGGTAAGCCTATTGTTATCTGCGAGGAAGGGGACGAGGAAACGAAGGCTTTTGCCGATAGGGCTCTTGAAGTACCTAAAACTGTCGATTGCCTACAAGGAATTCTCACCGTTATTCCCATGCAGTTATTGTCTTTCCATATTGCGGTTTTGCGTGGCTGCAACGTCGATTGTCCGAGAAACTTGGCCAAGTCGGTCACGGTTGAGTAA
- the LOC139820102 gene encoding glutamine:fructose-6-phosphate aminotransferase 1 isoform X5: MMDGISRYAFHHRPHGRNPELPVIPRSESTSEFQPLEDKEVEYFFASDASAIIEHTNRVIFLEDDDVAAVKEGALSIHRLRRCMDDPHAREITTLKMEIQQIMKGNYDYFMQKEIFEQPESVVNTMRGRLNFQDNSVTLGGIKDYIPEIKRCRRLMLIGCGTSYHSAIATRQLLEELTELPVMVELASDFLDRNTPVFRDDVCFFISQSGETADTLMALRYCKSRGALIVGITNTVGSSICRESHCGVHINAGPEIGVASTKAYTSQFISLVMFALVMSEDRISLRARRLQIIKGLKNLDNLIREVLKLDDKVKELAKSLFQHKSLLIMGRGYNFATCMEGALKVKELTYMHSEGIMAGELKHGPLALVDDSMPVIMIVMRDPVYVKCMNALQQVTARDGKPIVICEEGDEETKAFADRALEVPKTVDCLQGILTVIPMQLLSFHIAVLRGCNVDCPRNLAKSVTVE, from the exons ATGATGGACGGTATATCGCGCTACGCTTTCC ATCATCGTCCGCATGGCAGAAATCCAGAACTTCCGGTGATTCCACGTAGCGAGAGTACATCCGAGTTTCAACCTCTTGAGGATAAGGAGGTCGAATATTTCTTCGCTTCGGATGCGAGTGCCATAATCGAGCACACGAATCGCGTGATATTCTTAGAG GATGACGATGTGGCAGCCGTTAAAGAAGGCGCGCTGAGTATTCATCGTCTTCGTCGTTGCATGGATGATCCTCACGCTCGCGAAATCACGACACTGAAGATGGAGATCCAGCAGATCATGAAAGGCAATTACGATTACTTCATGCAGAAGGAGATTTTCGAGCAGCCAGAGTCGGTGGTGAACACTATGAGGGGACGCTTGAATTTTCAAGACAACTCAGTCACCTTAGGCGGAATTAAG GATTACATTCCCGAGATCAAAAGATGCAGACGTCTCATGCTAATCGGTTGCGGTACGAGCTATCATTCTGCCATAGCTACGCGGCAGCTTCTCGAGGAACTGACAGAATTGCCAGTAATGGTTGAGCTCGCATCCGATTTTTTGGATCGTAATACGCCAGTTTTTCGAGACGACGTCTGCTTTTTCATTTCTCAATCGG GTGAGACAGCTGACACGTTAATGGCGTTACGTTATTGCAAAAGTCGCGGAGCTCTTATCGTGGGTATAACTAACACGGTCGGCAGTAGTATCTGTCGCGAATCTCATTGTGGCGTGCATATCAACGCCGGTCCCGAGATCGGTGTAGCAAGTACTAAGGCTTACACCTCGCAATTCATCTCTCTCGTGATGTTTGCACTGGTAATGAGCGAGGACAGAATCTCTCTTCGCGCGAGACGCTTACAG ATTATCAAAggcttgaaaaatctcgataaTCTCATTCGCGAAGTATTGAAGCTTGACGATAAAGTTAAGGAACTAGCCAAGTCTTTGTTTCAACACAAATCCTTGTTGATCATGGGGCGCGGATACAATTTCGCTACGTGCATGGAAGGTGCACTC AAAGTAAAAGAATTGACATACATGCACAGCGAGGGAATTATGGCCGGTGAATTGAAACATGGCCCTTTAGCTCTCGTTGACGATTCCATGCCGGTAATTATGATCGTAATGAGAGATCCAGTTTACGTG AAATGCATGAATGCACTTCAACAAGTTACCGCGCGAGACGGTAAGCCTATTGTTATCTGCGAGGAAGGGGACGAGGAAACGAAGGCTTTTGCCGATAGGGCTCTTGAAGTACCTAAAACTGTCGATTGCCTACAAGGAATTCTCACCGTTATTCCCATGCAGTTATTGTCTTTCCATATTGCGGTTTTGCGTGGCTGCAACGTCGATTGTCCGAGAAACTTGGCCAAGTCGGTCACGGTTGAGTAA
- the LOC139820102 gene encoding glutamine:fructose-6-phosphate aminotransferase 1 isoform X1, giving the protein MCGIFAYLNYLTPKSRKEILELLVVGLKRLEYRGYDSAGVALDSADGKDISIIKKQGKVKALEEEIFCRTNLDFESETQCHVGIAHTRWATHGVPSEVNAHPQRSDNEHGFVVVHNGIVTNYKEVKTLLQQRGYVFESDTDTEVIAKLIHHLWVQHPAYSFRELVEQVVQQLEGAFALCFKSKYFPGECVATRRGSPLLVGIKTKTRLATDHVPILYGKDDLQCAINKEGEAPSQDHRPHGRNPELPVIPRSESTSEFQPLEDKEVEYFFASDASAIIEHTNRVIFLEDDDVAAVKEGALSIHRLRRCMDDPHAREITTLKMEIQQIMKGNYDYFMQKEIFEQPESVVNTMRGRLNFQDNSVTLGGIKDYIPEIKRCRRLMLIGCGTSYHSAIATRQLLEELTELPVMVELASDFLDRNTPVFRDDVCFFISQSGETADTLMALRYCKSRGALIVGITNTVGSSICRESHCGVHINAGPEIGVASTKAYTSQFISLVMFALVMSEDRISLRARRLQIIKGLKNLDNLIREVLKLDDKVKELAKSLFQHKSLLIMGRGYNFATCMEGALKVKELTYMHSEGIMAGELKHGPLALVDDSMPVIMIVMRDPVYVKCMNALQQVTARDGKPIVICEEGDEETKAFADRALEVPKTVDCLQGILTVIPMQLLSFHIAVLRGCNVDCPRNLAKSVTVE; this is encoded by the exons ATGTGCG GAATTTTCGCTTATCTAAACTACTTGACGCCGAAGAGCAGAAAGGAGATCTTGGAGCTGTTGGTCGTTGGCCTGAAGAGATTAGAATATCGCGGATATGATTCTGCAG GCGTCGCCCTCGACAGTGCGGATGGCAAGGACATTTCGATTATTAAGAAGCAGGGAAAGGTCAAGGCTCTCGAAGAGGAGATATTTTGTC GCACCAATCTTGACTTCGAGTCGGAAACTCAATGCCACGTCGGCATCGCTCACACGCGATGGGCGACCCACGGTGTTCCATCGGAGGTAAATGCCCATCCTCAGCGTTCTGACAACGAGCACGGCTTTGTCGTTGTTCATAATG GTATCGTGACGAATTACAAGGAAGTTAAAACTCTGTTGCAACAGAGAGGATACGTATTCGAAAGCGATACTGATACTGAAGTTATCGCTAAATTGATTCATCATCTCTGGGTACAGCATCCCGCGTATTCATTCCGTGAGCTCGTCGAGCAGGTTGTTCAGCAATTG gaaGGGGCTTTCGCGCTATGCTTCAAAAGCAAGTATTTCCCAGGCGAGTGCGTAGCTACGAGGCGAGGATCGCCGCTTCTCGTTGGTATCAAGACGAAAACGAGACTGGCTACTGATCACGTGCCTATTCTGTACGGAAAAG ACGATCTTCAATGCGCAATAAACAaag AAGGTGAAGCACCGTCTCAAG ATCATCGTCCGCATGGCAGAAATCCAGAACTTCCGGTGATTCCACGTAGCGAGAGTACATCCGAGTTTCAACCTCTTGAGGATAAGGAGGTCGAATATTTCTTCGCTTCGGATGCGAGTGCCATAATCGAGCACACGAATCGCGTGATATTCTTAGAG GATGACGATGTGGCAGCCGTTAAAGAAGGCGCGCTGAGTATTCATCGTCTTCGTCGTTGCATGGATGATCCTCACGCTCGCGAAATCACGACACTGAAGATGGAGATCCAGCAGATCATGAAAGGCAATTACGATTACTTCATGCAGAAGGAGATTTTCGAGCAGCCAGAGTCGGTGGTGAACACTATGAGGGGACGCTTGAATTTTCAAGACAACTCAGTCACCTTAGGCGGAATTAAG GATTACATTCCCGAGATCAAAAGATGCAGACGTCTCATGCTAATCGGTTGCGGTACGAGCTATCATTCTGCCATAGCTACGCGGCAGCTTCTCGAGGAACTGACAGAATTGCCAGTAATGGTTGAGCTCGCATCCGATTTTTTGGATCGTAATACGCCAGTTTTTCGAGACGACGTCTGCTTTTTCATTTCTCAATCGG GTGAGACAGCTGACACGTTAATGGCGTTACGTTATTGCAAAAGTCGCGGAGCTCTTATCGTGGGTATAACTAACACGGTCGGCAGTAGTATCTGTCGCGAATCTCATTGTGGCGTGCATATCAACGCCGGTCCCGAGATCGGTGTAGCAAGTACTAAGGCTTACACCTCGCAATTCATCTCTCTCGTGATGTTTGCACTGGTAATGAGCGAGGACAGAATCTCTCTTCGCGCGAGACGCTTACAG ATTATCAAAggcttgaaaaatctcgataaTCTCATTCGCGAAGTATTGAAGCTTGACGATAAAGTTAAGGAACTAGCCAAGTCTTTGTTTCAACACAAATCCTTGTTGATCATGGGGCGCGGATACAATTTCGCTACGTGCATGGAAGGTGCACTC AAAGTAAAAGAATTGACATACATGCACAGCGAGGGAATTATGGCCGGTGAATTGAAACATGGCCCTTTAGCTCTCGTTGACGATTCCATGCCGGTAATTATGATCGTAATGAGAGATCCAGTTTACGTG AAATGCATGAATGCACTTCAACAAGTTACCGCGCGAGACGGTAAGCCTATTGTTATCTGCGAGGAAGGGGACGAGGAAACGAAGGCTTTTGCCGATAGGGCTCTTGAAGTACCTAAAACTGTCGATTGCCTACAAGGAATTCTCACCGTTATTCCCATGCAGTTATTGTCTTTCCATATTGCGGTTTTGCGTGGCTGCAACGTCGATTGTCCGAGAAACTTGGCCAAGTCGGTCACGGTTGAGTAA